In one Ochotona princeps isolate mOchPri1 chromosome 16, mOchPri1.hap1, whole genome shotgun sequence genomic region, the following are encoded:
- the ARHGAP33 gene encoding rho GTPase-activating protein 33 isoform X2, which translates to MLQAQRESAPILPWGASWAGGGHTLRARSTDSLDGPGEGSVQPLPAPGGPSGKGKPGKRLSAPRGPFPRLADCAHFHYENVDFGHIQLLLSPEREGPALSGENELVFGVQVTCQGRSWPVLRSYDDFRSLDAHLHRCIFDRRFSCLPELPPPPEGARAAQMLVPLLLQYLETLSGLVDSNLNCGPVLTWMELDNHGRRLLLSEEASLNIPAVAAAHVVKRYTAQAPDELSFEVGDIVSVIDMPPTEDRSWWRGKRGFQVGFFPSECVELFTERPGPGLKTDADGSLCGIPAPQGLSSLTSAVPRPRGKLAGLLRTFMRSRPSRQRLRQRGILRQRVFGCDLGEHLSNSGQDVPQVLRCCSEFIEAHGVVDGIYRLSGVSSNIQRLRHEFDSERIPELSGPAFLQDIHSVSSLCKLYFRELPNPLLTYQLYGKFSEAMSVPGEEERLVRVHDVIQQLPPPHYRTLEYLLRHLARMAKHSANTSMHARNLAIVWAPNLLRSMELESVGLGGAAAFREVRVQSVVVEFLLTHVDVLFSDTFTSAGLDPAGRCLLPRPKSLAGSGPSTRLLTLEEAQARTQGRLGTPTDPVTPKAPASPVERRKGERGEKQRKAGGSSWKTFFALGRGPNTHRKKPLPWLGGTRAPRQPSGSRPDTVTLRSAKSEESLSSQASGAGLQRLHRLRRPHSSSDAFPVGPAPAGSCESLSSSSSSSSSSSSSSSSSASSAAALGVLSGSPSHRTSAWLDDGDELDFSPPRCLEGLRGLDFDPLTFRCSSPTPGDPAPPASPAPPAPASAFPPRVTPQALSPRVPTSPASPTALDISEPLAVSVPPAVLELLGAGGTPVSVTPTTALSPAPSPRPHLIPLLLRGAEAQLSETCQQEISSKLSLPSARGTQDQHGSGMDSPLLHPPLSLLRPGGAPPPPPKNPARLMALALAERAQQVAEQQSQQEHEGTPPAPRSPFRRSLSLEVGGEPPGATGSGPIPHSLAHPGAWAAAPPSYLPRQQSDGSLVRNPRPMSTSRRGLRGPSQVPTPGFFSPAPRECLPPFFGVPKPGLYPLSPPSFPPSSPAPVWRSSLGPPASLDRGENLYYEIGAAEGSSYSGPTRSWSPFRSMPPDRLNASYGILGQSPPLHRSPDFLLSYPPASSCFPPDHHGYSAAQHPARRPTRPEPLYVNLARGPRGPSPTSSSSSSPPAHPRSRSDPGPPAPRLPQKQRAPWGPRTPHRAPGPWGPPEPLLLYRPGPPAYGRGGEHPRGSLYRNGGQRGEGAGPPPPYPTPSWSLHSEGQTRSYC; encoded by the exons ATGCTCCAGGCACAGAGAGAGTCAGCTCCCATCCTGCCTTGGGGAGCTTCCTGGGCTGGAGGGGGACACACCCTGAGG GCTCGCAGCACTGACAGCCTGGATGGTCCAGGTGAGGGCTCTGTGCAGCCCCTGCCAGCGCCTGGGGGGCCCAGTGGAAAGGGGAAGCCAGGGAAGAG GCTCTCCGCCCCTCGGGGCCCCTTTCCCCGGCTCGCGGACTGCGCCCACTTTCACTATGAGAATGTTGACTTTGGCCACATCCAG CTCCTGCTGTCTCCAGAGCGTGAAGGCCCCGCCCTCTCTGGGGAGAATGAGCTGGTGTTCGGGGTACAGGTGACCTGTCAG ggcCGCTCCTGGCCGGTTCTCCGCAGTTACGATGACTTCCGCTCTCTGGATGCCCACCTCCATCGCTGCATATTTGACCGGAGGTTTTCCTGTCTGCCAGAGCTCCCCCCACCTCCAGAGGGCGCCAGGGCTGCCCAG ATGCTGGTGCCCCTGCTGCTGCAGTACCTGGAAACACTGTCAGGACTGGTGGACAGCAACCTCAACTGTGGGCCTGTTCTCACTTGGATGGAG CTGGACAATCATGGCCGCCGACTGCTGCTCAGCGAGGAGGCCTCCCTCAACAttcctgctgtggctgctgcacaCGTGGTTAAACGGTACACGGCCCAGGCGCCTGATGAGCTGTCTTTCGAG GTGGGAGACATCGTCTCTGTGATCGACATGCCGCCCACGGAGGATCGCAGCTGGTGGCGTGGCAAGCGAGGCTTCCAG GTCGGCTTCTTCCCCAGTGAATGTGTGGAGCTCTTTACAGAGCGGCCGGGGCCAGGCTTGAAGACAG ATGCCGATGGCTCCCTGTGTGGCATCCCAGCTCCCCAGGGCCTCTCCTCTCTGACTTCAG CTGTGCCCCGGCCGCGGGGGAAGCTGGCTGGCCTGCTCCGCACCTTCATGCGCTCCCGCCCTTCTCGGCAGCGGCTGAGGCAGAGGGGAATCCTGCGGCAGAGGGTATTTGGCTGTGATCTTGGAGAGCACCTCAGCAACTCGGGCCAGGATG TGCCCCAGGTGCTGCGCTGCTGCTCAGAGTTTATCGAGGCCCATGGGGTGGTGGATGGAATCTACCGGCTGTCGGGCGTGTCCTCCAACATCCAGAGACTGCG GCACGAGTTCGACAGTGAGAGAATCCCTGAACTGTCTGGCCCGGCCTTCCTGCAGGATATCCACAGCGTGTCCTCCCTCTGCAAGCTCTACTTTCGAGAGCTGCCAAACCCCTTGCTCACCTACCAGCTCTATGGGAAGTTCAGT GAGGCCATGTCAGTGCCTGGTGAAGAGGAGCGCCTGGTGCGAGTCCATGACGTCATCCAGCAGCTGCCCCCGCCACACTACAG GACCCTGGAGTACCTGCTGAGGCACTTGGCCCGCATGGCGAAACACAGTGCCAACACCAGCATGCATGCCCGCAACCTGGCCATTGTCTGGGCCCCCAACCTGCTACG GTCCATGGAGCTGGAGtcggtggggctgggtggggcggCTGCCTTCCGGGAGGTGCGCGTGCAGTCGGTCGTGGTGGAATTCCTGCTTACACATGTGGACGTCCTGTTCAGTGACACCTTTACCTCTGCTGGTCTCGACCCTGCAG GCCgctgcctcctccccaggccCAAGTCGCTTGCTGGCAGTGGCCCCTCCACTCGTTTGCTGACACTGGAGGAAGCCCAGGCTCGCACCCAGGGTAGGCTGGGCACACCCACTGACCCTGTGACTCCCAAAGCCCCAGCCTCACCTGTGGAGAG GAGGAAaggtgagagaggagagaagcagcGGAAGGCAGGCGGTAGCAGCTGGAAGACATTCTTTGCCCTGGGCCGGGGCCCCAACACCCACCGAAAGAAGCCCCTACCTTGGCTTGGGGGCACCCGTGCCCCTCGGCAGCCTTCAG GCAGCAGACCTGACACGGTCACCCTGAGATCCGCCAAGAGTGAGGAGTCTTTGTCATCACAGGCCAGCGGGGCTG GCCTGCAGAGGCTGCACAGGCTGCGGCGACCCCACTCTAGCAGTGACGCTTTCCCAGTGGGCCCGGCGCCCGCTGGCTCCTGCGAGagcctgtcctcctcctcctcctcctcgtcctcttcttcctcctcctcgtcctcctccgcGTCCTCAGCGGCCGCACTGGGGGTACTCTCTGGCTCCCCCTCACACCGCACGTCGGCCTGGCTGGATGATGGGGATGAGCTGGACTTCAGCCCACCCCGCTGCCTGGAGGGGCTCCGGGGGCTGGACTTCGATCCCCTCACATTTCGCTGCAGCAGCCCCACCCCGGGGGATCCTGCGCCTCCTGCCAGCCCAgcccccccagcccctgcctctgccttcccACCCAGGGTGACCCCACAGGCACTCTCACCCCGTGTGCCCACCAGCCCTGCTTCACCCACTGCCCTGGACATCTCGGAGCCCCTGGCTGTATCCgtgccacctgctgtgctggAACTGCTAGGGGCTGGAGGGACACCTGTCTCAGTCACCCCGACGAcagccctcagccctgccccAAGCCCACGCCCCCACCTCATCCCCCTGCTGCTGCGTGGAGCTGAGGCCCAGCTGAGCGAAACCTGCCAACAGGAGATCAGCAGCAAGCTGTCACTGCCGAGTGCCCGGGGAACCCAAGACCAGCATG GTTCTGGAATGGACTCACCACTGCTGCACCCACCCCTATCCCTCCTGCGCCCCGGGGgggctccacccccaccccccaagaaTCCAGCACGTCtcatggccctggccctggctgagCGGGCTCAGCAGGTAGCTGAGCAACAGAGCCAACAGGAGCATGAGGGCACCCCACCAGCTCCTCGTTCCCCTTTCCGCCGCTCACTGTCCCTGGAGGTGGGTGGGGAGCCCCCAGGGGCCACAGGGAGTGGGCCAATCCCCCACTCCCTAGCCCACCCTGGAGCCTGGGCCGCTGCACCCCCATCCTACCTACCGAGGCAGCAAAGCGATGGGAGCTTGGTGAGGAACCCACGGCCTATGAGCACCTCACGCAGGGGACTCAGAGGCCCTTCCCAG GTTCCTACCCCAGGCTTCTTCTCCCCAGCCCCCCGGGAGTGCCTGCCACCTTTCTTTGGGGTCCCCAAACCAGGCTTGTATCCCCTGAGTCCCCCATCCTTCCCGCCCAGCTCACCAGCCCCAGTCTGGAGGAGCTCTCTGGGCCCCCCGGCATCACTGGACCGGGGGGAGAACCTGTACTATGAGATTGGGGCAGCTGAGGGTTCCTCCTACTCTGGCCCTACCCGGTCCTGGAGTCCCTTTCGCTCCATGCCCCCTGATAGGCTCAATGCCTCCTATGGCATACTTGGCCAGTCGCCCCCCTTGCACAGGTCCCCCGATTTCTTGCTCAGCTAcccacctgcctcctcctgctTTCCCCCTGATCACCATGGCTACTCAGCTGCACAACACCCTGCCCGGCGCCCCACCCGGCCTGAGCCCCTCTATGTGAACCTCGCCCGGGGACCCAGGGGTCCTTCACCCACCTCCTCCAGCTCTTCTTCCCCTCCCGCCCATCCCCGAAGCCGCTCTGATCCTGGCCCGCCAGCTCCCCGCCTCCCTCAAAAGCAGCGGGCACCCTGGGGTCCTCGCACCCCTCACAGGGCACCTGGGCCCTGGGGCCCTCCTGAACCACTCTTGCTCTATAGGCCAGGCCCGCCAGCCTATGGGAGGGGTGGTGAGCACCCC
- the ARHGAP33 gene encoding rho GTPase-activating protein 33 isoform X3: MVARSTDSLDGPGEGSVQPLPAPGGPSGKGKPGKRLSAPRGPFPRLADCAHFHYENVDFGHIQLLLSPEREGPALSGENELVFGVQVTCQGRSWPVLRSYDDFRSLDAHLHRCIFDRRFSCLPELPPPPEGARAAQMLVPLLLQYLETLSGLVDSNLNCGPVLTWMELDNHGRRLLLSEEASLNIPAVAAAHVVKRYTAQAPDELSFEVGDIVSVIDMPPTEDRSWWRGKRGFQVGFFPSECVELFTERPGPGLKTDADGSLCGIPAPQGLSSLTSAVPRPRGKLAGLLRTFMRSRPSRQRLRQRGILRQRVFGCDLGEHLSNSGQDVPQVLRCCSEFIEAHGVVDGIYRLSGVSSNIQRLRHEFDSERIPELSGPAFLQDIHSVSSLCKLYFRELPNPLLTYQLYGKFSEAMSVPGEEERLVRVHDVIQQLPPPHYRTLEYLLRHLARMAKHSANTSMHARNLAIVWAPNLLRSMELESVGLGGAAAFREVRVQSVVVEFLLTHVDVLFSDTFTSAGLDPAGRCLLPRPKSLAGSGPSTRLLTLEEAQARTQGRLGTPTDPVTPKAPASPVERRKGERGEKQRKAGGSSWKTFFALGRGPNTHRKKPLPWLGGTRAPRQPSGSRPDTVTLRSAKSEESLSSQASGAGLQRLHRLRRPHSSSDAFPVGPAPAGSCESLSSSSSSSSSSSSSSSSSASSAAALGVLSGSPSHRTSAWLDDGDELDFSPPRCLEGLRGLDFDPLTFRCSSPTPGDPAPPASPAPPAPASAFPPRVTPQALSPRVPTSPASPTALDISEPLAVSVPPAVLELLGAGGTPVSVTPTTALSPAPSPRPHLIPLLLRGAEAQLSETCQQEISSKLSLPSARGTQDQHGSGMDSPLLHPPLSLLRPGGAPPPPPKNPARLMALALAERAQQVAEQQSQQEHEGTPPAPRSPFRRSLSLEVGGEPPGATGSGPIPHSLAHPGAWAAAPPSYLPRQQSDGSLVRNPRPMSTSRRGLRGPSQVSAPLRVSGGCMDVPEVTTQPPCSVPSQVPTPGFFSPAPRECLPPFFGVPKPGLYPLSPPSFPPSSPAPVWRSSLGPPASLDRGENLYYEIGAAEGSSYSGPTRSWSPFRSMPPDRLNASYGILGQSPPLHRSPDFLLSYPPASSCFPPDHHGYSAAQHPARRPTRPEPLYVNLARGPRGPSPTSSSSSSPPAHPRSRSDPGPPAPRLPQKQRAPWGPRTPHRAPGPWGPPEPLLLYRPGPPAYGRGGEHPRGSLYRNGGQRGEGAGPPPPYPTPSWSLHSEGQTRSYC, from the exons GCTCGCAGCACTGACAGCCTGGATGGTCCAGGTGAGGGCTCTGTGCAGCCCCTGCCAGCGCCTGGGGGGCCCAGTGGAAAGGGGAAGCCAGGGAAGAG GCTCTCCGCCCCTCGGGGCCCCTTTCCCCGGCTCGCGGACTGCGCCCACTTTCACTATGAGAATGTTGACTTTGGCCACATCCAG CTCCTGCTGTCTCCAGAGCGTGAAGGCCCCGCCCTCTCTGGGGAGAATGAGCTGGTGTTCGGGGTACAGGTGACCTGTCAG ggcCGCTCCTGGCCGGTTCTCCGCAGTTACGATGACTTCCGCTCTCTGGATGCCCACCTCCATCGCTGCATATTTGACCGGAGGTTTTCCTGTCTGCCAGAGCTCCCCCCACCTCCAGAGGGCGCCAGGGCTGCCCAG ATGCTGGTGCCCCTGCTGCTGCAGTACCTGGAAACACTGTCAGGACTGGTGGACAGCAACCTCAACTGTGGGCCTGTTCTCACTTGGATGGAG CTGGACAATCATGGCCGCCGACTGCTGCTCAGCGAGGAGGCCTCCCTCAACAttcctgctgtggctgctgcacaCGTGGTTAAACGGTACACGGCCCAGGCGCCTGATGAGCTGTCTTTCGAG GTGGGAGACATCGTCTCTGTGATCGACATGCCGCCCACGGAGGATCGCAGCTGGTGGCGTGGCAAGCGAGGCTTCCAG GTCGGCTTCTTCCCCAGTGAATGTGTGGAGCTCTTTACAGAGCGGCCGGGGCCAGGCTTGAAGACAG ATGCCGATGGCTCCCTGTGTGGCATCCCAGCTCCCCAGGGCCTCTCCTCTCTGACTTCAG CTGTGCCCCGGCCGCGGGGGAAGCTGGCTGGCCTGCTCCGCACCTTCATGCGCTCCCGCCCTTCTCGGCAGCGGCTGAGGCAGAGGGGAATCCTGCGGCAGAGGGTATTTGGCTGTGATCTTGGAGAGCACCTCAGCAACTCGGGCCAGGATG TGCCCCAGGTGCTGCGCTGCTGCTCAGAGTTTATCGAGGCCCATGGGGTGGTGGATGGAATCTACCGGCTGTCGGGCGTGTCCTCCAACATCCAGAGACTGCG GCACGAGTTCGACAGTGAGAGAATCCCTGAACTGTCTGGCCCGGCCTTCCTGCAGGATATCCACAGCGTGTCCTCCCTCTGCAAGCTCTACTTTCGAGAGCTGCCAAACCCCTTGCTCACCTACCAGCTCTATGGGAAGTTCAGT GAGGCCATGTCAGTGCCTGGTGAAGAGGAGCGCCTGGTGCGAGTCCATGACGTCATCCAGCAGCTGCCCCCGCCACACTACAG GACCCTGGAGTACCTGCTGAGGCACTTGGCCCGCATGGCGAAACACAGTGCCAACACCAGCATGCATGCCCGCAACCTGGCCATTGTCTGGGCCCCCAACCTGCTACG GTCCATGGAGCTGGAGtcggtggggctgggtggggcggCTGCCTTCCGGGAGGTGCGCGTGCAGTCGGTCGTGGTGGAATTCCTGCTTACACATGTGGACGTCCTGTTCAGTGACACCTTTACCTCTGCTGGTCTCGACCCTGCAG GCCgctgcctcctccccaggccCAAGTCGCTTGCTGGCAGTGGCCCCTCCACTCGTTTGCTGACACTGGAGGAAGCCCAGGCTCGCACCCAGGGTAGGCTGGGCACACCCACTGACCCTGTGACTCCCAAAGCCCCAGCCTCACCTGTGGAGAG GAGGAAaggtgagagaggagagaagcagcGGAAGGCAGGCGGTAGCAGCTGGAAGACATTCTTTGCCCTGGGCCGGGGCCCCAACACCCACCGAAAGAAGCCCCTACCTTGGCTTGGGGGCACCCGTGCCCCTCGGCAGCCTTCAG GCAGCAGACCTGACACGGTCACCCTGAGATCCGCCAAGAGTGAGGAGTCTTTGTCATCACAGGCCAGCGGGGCTG GCCTGCAGAGGCTGCACAGGCTGCGGCGACCCCACTCTAGCAGTGACGCTTTCCCAGTGGGCCCGGCGCCCGCTGGCTCCTGCGAGagcctgtcctcctcctcctcctcctcgtcctcttcttcctcctcctcgtcctcctccgcGTCCTCAGCGGCCGCACTGGGGGTACTCTCTGGCTCCCCCTCACACCGCACGTCGGCCTGGCTGGATGATGGGGATGAGCTGGACTTCAGCCCACCCCGCTGCCTGGAGGGGCTCCGGGGGCTGGACTTCGATCCCCTCACATTTCGCTGCAGCAGCCCCACCCCGGGGGATCCTGCGCCTCCTGCCAGCCCAgcccccccagcccctgcctctgccttcccACCCAGGGTGACCCCACAGGCACTCTCACCCCGTGTGCCCACCAGCCCTGCTTCACCCACTGCCCTGGACATCTCGGAGCCCCTGGCTGTATCCgtgccacctgctgtgctggAACTGCTAGGGGCTGGAGGGACACCTGTCTCAGTCACCCCGACGAcagccctcagccctgccccAAGCCCACGCCCCCACCTCATCCCCCTGCTGCTGCGTGGAGCTGAGGCCCAGCTGAGCGAAACCTGCCAACAGGAGATCAGCAGCAAGCTGTCACTGCCGAGTGCCCGGGGAACCCAAGACCAGCATG GTTCTGGAATGGACTCACCACTGCTGCACCCACCCCTATCCCTCCTGCGCCCCGGGGgggctccacccccaccccccaagaaTCCAGCACGTCtcatggccctggccctggctgagCGGGCTCAGCAGGTAGCTGAGCAACAGAGCCAACAGGAGCATGAGGGCACCCCACCAGCTCCTCGTTCCCCTTTCCGCCGCTCACTGTCCCTGGAGGTGGGTGGGGAGCCCCCAGGGGCCACAGGGAGTGGGCCAATCCCCCACTCCCTAGCCCACCCTGGAGCCTGGGCCGCTGCACCCCCATCCTACCTACCGAGGCAGCAAAGCGATGGGAGCTTGGTGAGGAACCCACGGCCTATGAGCACCTCACGCAGGGGACTCAGAGGCCCTTCCCAGGTCAGTGCCCCGCTCAGGGTGAGTGGGGGGTGCATGGATGTGCCAGAGGTGACAACCCAACCCCCGTGTTCTGTCCCTTCACAGGTTCCTACCCCAGGCTTCTTCTCCCCAGCCCCCCGGGAGTGCCTGCCACCTTTCTTTGGGGTCCCCAAACCAGGCTTGTATCCCCTGAGTCCCCCATCCTTCCCGCCCAGCTCACCAGCCCCAGTCTGGAGGAGCTCTCTGGGCCCCCCGGCATCACTGGACCGGGGGGAGAACCTGTACTATGAGATTGGGGCAGCTGAGGGTTCCTCCTACTCTGGCCCTACCCGGTCCTGGAGTCCCTTTCGCTCCATGCCCCCTGATAGGCTCAATGCCTCCTATGGCATACTTGGCCAGTCGCCCCCCTTGCACAGGTCCCCCGATTTCTTGCTCAGCTAcccacctgcctcctcctgctTTCCCCCTGATCACCATGGCTACTCAGCTGCACAACACCCTGCCCGGCGCCCCACCCGGCCTGAGCCCCTCTATGTGAACCTCGCCCGGGGACCCAGGGGTCCTTCACCCACCTCCTCCAGCTCTTCTTCCCCTCCCGCCCATCCCCGAAGCCGCTCTGATCCTGGCCCGCCAGCTCCCCGCCTCCCTCAAAAGCAGCGGGCACCCTGGGGTCCTCGCACCCCTCACAGGGCACCTGGGCCCTGGGGCCCTCCTGAACCACTCTTGCTCTATAGGCCAGGCCCGCCAGCCTATGGGAGGGGTGGTGAGCACCCC